GCGCAACGCCGGCGGCAGCCGCTACCGGCGGGTCAAGCAGCTCGGCGCGGGCGGCTTCGGCACGGTCTGGCAGGCCGTCGACACCCAGCTCAGCCGCACGGTGGCGCTGAAGATCGCGCACGCGCCGGACCGCGACACCGCCGAGCGCATGCAGCGCGAGGCCCGCGCGCTGGCCGTGGTCAGCCACCCGAACTGCGTCAAGGTCTACGACCTGGCCGAGGAGCCCGACGGGCTCGCGCTGGTGATGGAGTACCTCGAGGGCCGTCCGCTGGCCGAGCTGGTCGACGGCCAGGGCCCGCTCGACGACGTGGCGGCCGGTCGCCTGTGGGCGACGATGGCGGGCGCGCTCGCCGCGGCGCACGACAAGGGCGTCCTGCACCGCGACATCAAGCCGTCGAACGTCATCCTCGACCCGAGCGGCTTGGCCCACCTGATCGACTTCGGCATCGCCCGCAGCCAGGGCGACTCGAAGATGACGGCGACCGGGATGATGATCGGCACGCCGGACTTCGTGGCCCCCGAGCAGGCGATGGGCGCGACGGCGTCGCCGGCGTCGGACGCGTGGCAGCTGGCGGCGACGATCAGCTACGCGCTGTCCGGCCAGCCCCCGCGCGGCACCCGCGAGACGCCGATGGCGGCGCTGATGGCCGCGGCCCGCGCCGAACCGGTGTCCCGCCTGCCCCAGCGCAGCGCGCACGCGCGGCTGCTGGCGGCGTCCCTGGACCCGGAGCCGCGCCGCCGCCCGACGCTCAACGCGGTGCGCCGCGAGGTCGAGGGCTGGCTTTCGCGCGCCGGAAAGTCGGCCGACGGCCCGGTGACCCGGGTCGTGCCCCGCCAGCCGGGGAACCAGCTGCCGCGTCGCTAGTGTCGCGCGTCTGCGGTTCGTCGACAGCGGCCTGGCCCTGCGCGCCGAAGTGGTGTCGGGTGCATCGGGCCTGGATCTGTCGAGGGTTGCGGTGGCTGGTCGGACGACATGAATGAGTCATTCATGTCGTCGGACGAGGTGAATGGGTCATTCACTGCGTCGCTAGCCGGGCTTCACGGCCGAGAAGGTTACCCGCTCCTTCGGCCGGAGGTCCACGCTGACCTGCTCGAACCCGGCCTTCTCGAGGCGGCCCGGGAAGGTCGCCGCGTCGATGACGTTCATCGTGTCGCCGATGTGCAGCAGCCGGAAGCGGAAGCTGAGCTGGCTGTCGCTGCCGCAGTACGTGCCGCCGGGGCGCAGGACCCGTGCGGCCTCGGCGAAGATCGCGTCCTGCAGCTGCCGGGTCGGCACGTGGTGCAGCATCGTGAAGCAGACGACGGCCGAGAACCGGCGGTCTTCGAAGGGCATCTCCGCGCCGCTGCCCTCGACGACCTCGGCGCGGTCGCCGTACTTCGCGCGCAGCAGCTTGCTCGAGGCGTGGTCGATCTCCAGCACCGTCAGCTTCGGGACGACGTCGAGCAGCACCTTCGTGGTGGCGCCGAAGCCGGGCCCGATTTCGAGGACGTCGTCACCGAGGTCGCGGGCCCTCAGCCACGGTGCCAGCCGTTCCTCGACGGTGGCCGCCCACTTCTCCGAGCTGCAGATCTTGCGGTGGATCAGGTTCATCGGCATGCGCCCGACGCTAGGGCTCCGCACCGGTGACCGATAGCCGATAGCCTGTCAACCGATGTCGCGAAACGGTCAACCTGGCGCCATGCTCCTCGGCGAGGTCGACCTGCCCGCCGGCACCTGGTTCCCCTGGCACGAGCACCCGGTGCACCAGCTGGTCTGGTCGGCCCGCGGGGTCGTCGCGGTCAAGGCGGGCGACGCGGGCTGGGTCCTCCCGCCGACCCGGGCGCTGTGGATCCCGGCGGGCGTCCGGCACCGCACGGGCGCGCTCGGCCGGGCGGCGCTGCGCGGCATCTACGCCGATCCCGCGTTGTCCCCGGTGTCGTGGCCCGTACCCAGGATGGTGGTCGTCCGCCCGCTGCTGCGCGAGCTCCTGGAGTACCTGACCGGCGACAGCGTGGCCCCGGCGGCGCGGGTGCGGGCCGAGGCGGTGGCGTTCGACCTGCTGGAGCCGTGGGACGTGGCCCCGATCGTGGTCCCGTCCCCGGCCGACCCGCGAGCCCGCGACGTCGAGACGGCGGTGCTGGCGAATCCGGCGGACCCGCGGAGCCTGGCGGAGTTCGGCAGGGCGGTCGGAGCGGCGGAGCGGACGCTGGCGCGGATCTTCGTCCGCGAGTGCCGGATGCCGTTCGGGACCTGGCGCACACAGGTGCGGCTGCGGGCGTCGCTGCCGTTGCTGGCGCAGGGAGCGCCGCTGGAGGGCGTGGCCCACCGGGTGGGGTACAGCTCGGCGAGCGCGTTCGTCGCGGCCTTCCGGCGGGCGGTGGGGGTCACGCCGGGGGCGTACTTCGCGGGCTGACCTGCGGCTGAGACCGTGCCCGGCTCAAGCGCCCCAATGTGGCGTTCGGTGCGTCTCACGCACCGAACGCCACATTGGGTGCGTGGGACGCAACCAACGCCACATTGGGGCGCCTCTGCGGGCTACCGCCAGGAGGGCAGCCAGCGCTCCGCTTCCCACTGGCCGGTGGTGATCGCGACGCCGTTCAGGATCGGCCACAGCCAGGCGAAGTTCGCCACCACCAGCCCCACGTACAGCGACACGACGAGCAGACCCGTCCCGCGTCTTTCGAACCCGCGCCTCGCACTGCCCAGGATCTGGCCCAGGCACAACGTCAACCCCAGCACCAGGAACGCCGCCAGCGGGGTCGCGTAGAAGAAGTACATCTGGCGGTCGATGTTGGTGAACCAGAAGACGTACCCGCCGAGGTAGCCCACCAGCACCGCCGCGTAGCGCCAGTCCGCGCGGAAGAACGAGCGCCACACCGACCAGCCCAGCATCGGGATCGCCAGCCACCACATCGCCGGCGTGCCGATCAGCATCGTCGCGCTGACGCAGCGGGACTCGCCGCAGCCGGTGACCTCGCCGTCGTAGCTGTAGAGCATCGGGCGCAGCCCCATCGGCCACGTCCACGGTTTCGACTCCCACGGGTGTGGGTTGTCCTTGGGCGTGACGAGGGTTTCGTGGAAGTGCAGGACGTTCGCCGAGTAGTCGCCGAGCGAGCGCAGCGACGCCGGCACCCACGACCAGAAGCCCGGTGCGATGTCCTTGATCTCGGTGTAGTGCCGGTCGGTCGCGGT
This genomic window from Amycolatopsis mongoliensis contains:
- a CDS encoding class I SAM-dependent methyltransferase, translated to MPMNLIHRKICSSEKWAATVEERLAPWLRARDLGDDVLEIGPGFGATTKVLLDVVPKLTVLEIDHASSKLLRAKYGDRAEVVEGSGAEMPFEDRRFSAVVCFTMLHHVPTRQLQDAIFAEAARVLRPGGTYCGSDSQLSFRFRLLHIGDTMNVIDAATFPGRLEKAGFEQVSVDLRPKERVTFSAVKPG
- a CDS encoding AraC family transcriptional regulator, encoding MLLGEVDLPAGTWFPWHEHPVHQLVWSARGVVAVKAGDAGWVLPPTRALWIPAGVRHRTGALGRAALRGIYADPALSPVSWPVPRMVVVRPLLRELLEYLTGDSVAPAARVRAEAVAFDLLEPWDVAPIVVPSPADPRARDVETAVLANPADPRSLAEFGRAVGAAERTLARIFVRECRMPFGTWRTQVRLRASLPLLAQGAPLEGVAHRVGYSSASAFVAAFRRAVGVTPGAYFAG